The Arachis hypogaea cultivar Tifrunner chromosome 14, arahy.Tifrunner.gnm2.J5K5, whole genome shotgun sequence genome has a segment encoding these proteins:
- the LOC112741094 gene encoding uncharacterized protein isoform X1 — translation MASSQNVELEAAKFLHKLIQDSKDEPAKLATKLCVILQHMKSSGKEHSMPYQVISRAMETVINQHNLDIESLKSSRPPSSGAGSSQRGTSQAVGVATDSRAGLPENVMPKMDSFASGRPPFAPSIGAPDHYQGSAAQRSGQSFDHGSPSSLDSRSANSQSRDRRDTTNLDKQVNQKDGRKATSKRKRGDTLSPAEPHVDIPSHLDQRNTANTRKGKMTKAESSDGLPVRSGELTNFNRVPSSSQMQRANQEGPTKIGNPVPCAPNSKYPEDTEVSSAHIASGKLQGAHPMVHGGMGVATSAYPMTESVLSSSMRHGGMLGHYSGSSTTSADEPKIGLTDRHSSNSEMSMLRQGVPPRDMARSTISGSSGVPFKEQQLKQLRAQCLVFLAFRNGLAPKQLHLEIALGTAFSREGKDHTDHKGKSQSSVELGTSSGVMMPFGGLNNMRQPDNNNSSGSPSAGKSLEATSFSKGTESAIMTGDKGILSEERKHLLAVKKVELEKQIQERAGAQASSATSFQQQDSSSTKGDVDSGNLQVGLSNRPSSVIGLNKQMNPEINGFTGFASSDEASEGPSQVSSLQHELPIERRDNVVNQFQNMVNSGGSRNHHSINHLTYALKEHWKPVPGTGIDPQGASLMKDADLLAKNVSSDGFKTVPVNDASRHDATFSTDIEGNGRLPPPKYTMSGRWIMDQQKKRLLVQQNWVQKQQKTKQIMTTCFLKLKENVSSSEDISAKTKSVIELKKLQLLDLQRRLRSDFLNDFFKPITTEMEQLKSVKKHRHGRRVKQLEKYEHKMREERQKRIRERQKEFFSEIEVHKEKLDEVFKIKRERWKGVNRYVKEYHKRKERIHREKIDRIQREKINLLKINDVEGYLRMVQDAKSDRVKQLLKETEKYLQKLGSKLQEAKTAAGRFEHDIDEAQCGSFLDKSESTLENEDEGDQAKHYLESNEKYYMMAHSVKESIAEQPSCLKGGKLREYQMNGLRWLVSLYNNHLNGILADEMGLGKTVQVISLICYLMESKNDRGPFLVVVPSSVLPGWDSEINFWAPDVHKIVYAGPPEERRRLFKDRIVHQKFNVLLTTYEYLMNKHDRPKLSKIHWHYIIIDEGHRIKNASCKLNADLKHYQSSHRLLLTGTPLQNNLEELWALLNFLLPNIFNSSEDFSQWFNKPFESAGDNSPDEALLSEEENLLIINRLHQVLRPFVLRRLKHKVENELPEKIERLVRCEASAYQKLLMKRVEENLGSIGTTKGRSVHNSVMELRNICNHPYLSQLHAEEVDNFIPRHYLPPIIRLCGKLEMLDRILPKLKAADHRVLFFSTMTRLLDVMEEYLTLKQHRYLRLDGHTSGGDRGALIDMFNQPGSPYFIFLLSIRAGGVGVNLQAADTVIIFDTDWNPQVDLQAQARAHRIGQKKDVLVLRFETVQTVEEQVRASAEHKLGVANQSITAGFFDNNTSAEDRREYLESLLRECKKEEASPVLDDDALNDLLARSEAEIDVFEAVDQKRREDEMATWKKLVSGPATDGSEPIPSLPSRLVTDEDLKQLYEAMKISDVPKDEIASNGVKRKSGTLGGLDSQHYGRGKRAREVRSYEEQWTEEEFDKMCQAESPGSPKVMEEVTESNCKPNASSSAATASVTETAVVPPVAPATSSLGSLPVHKVKDITPPAKRGRGRPRRKTSDKSPVTEVPLVTSGTVEVDMQVKKGTLLGQVVSSAPESIAHSSEVSGVSGPAHQSDTGVSPNLTTPPNSQAEGTTVSVPIQTRGQGRKSQGGGEATRRRGKKQVLVSPPVPGVSIGPDLKMNEQLEHKPLNPSAGEAMSQGDTVSSSATVQHSCTEPGSVTLSSGGNNKSGVGIALSSQQPLPLSSVTPVPQTVPTYPSVPIQNNGQHQKPQNGSGAPRSRGKKKAMLLPNPNVSGSQNLHLTSNQQSSSGNVLHDKATELKTLQDSLVQESHSVVQDHALHSIGDKDLKSTEVSGDIANKALVESTTEDNTKRSPGLEIEKVLNSDMHDSASNNLSKTAVLENSRNKSFCGSTQPVTEVTRDQQLEAKTHHSDEASKADTSPVHSTKESKECSNQAIEPMAAQAVPNASDNVYPSISASESIQPCPPESMSVKRQGRKTQNRVEPPRRRGRKSSSASPVVSDSLANQDPNLNNDFQKSSVGKVATDVAQAQAFQILLPTGGAAHDLNTKEGAANSSLNKQHKVAPARVDSAPVSSDKISNFGRMQNVNDVARVMKEVFSGTCLPKLKAADSAAGELAKTNTTVDSMNTQLNADKAGYDITNTEAACLTPGIAVNIQEKQSEGEFNNKKLEDKASSDIPTTVAVDVSNNMCLQDKAGSNISTTGAGDVSNIQCKEDKADLEHDKQSEETSNMQSEVKAHIQHCTETYSNQSEVKAHDATPLSSAVRTESLSESCTKSSPLASSGENMSDQPQVIPSCPVVNDSQNALELVIEQNALSPLETEAPNVALSGKYSDALKHAELHENPLVKSCSQSLSEGEMNMGDSICEQPVSAVDKSSNIDPVPEENVISPAAIGDTNVGSSEVCPMDIDTSVSNQVTIVQDNEVVAKSSPQNVDTFSADEVAKIIDQSPDEPVDRSVLQQTSGSKAVANSSVDASQSVLVEEGTISETAILPSSSFSIEDNKFSSKTCAISNSETLEESMEEGATDHSEFLPPEKCAEESCRNATEVPCTVPLLLQESIDSEGYHGDHCKSQDGGIPENHKTGILAAPKTFEGGNEVETFSDKGPQGSSEAQVESKGLVDMENQAEAIQNRAAEMDVPCTSVSGDKAEGESKELADMENQANAIRNRAAEMDVPCTSTLGDKAEGESKELADMENQAEAIQNCAAEMDVPCVSAPGDKAEGESKGLADMENQAETIESCAAEMEVSCSCASGDKAEGENVLVGTKQQIQVSEDTEAVAADETDVSNGVPAVPKTASANGAPLPCSSLTVGEPMVEHDTKGAETGVANQDNQAIRQNALKDAEECSSSAAADIIEESLPQKDVIESEGVPPPCKSVAEGEHVESLSVEALVDSSVKLGTKESEASQDNLVLQENALNEMEETLPSATEDRVAVCSPEKDNLTACSEAPQESEKCENVQGSV, via the exons GTTGACATTCCTTCTCATCTTGATCAGCGAAATACTGCTAATACGAGGAAGGGTAAAATGACCAAGGCTGAATCATCAGATGGTCTTCCAGTTAGAAGTGGAGAGCTGACTAACTTTAACAGGGTTCCAAGTAGTAGTCAAATGCAAAGGGCCAACCAAGAAGGCCCAACAAAGATTGGCAATCCAGTGCCATGTGCTCCGAATTCTAAATATCCAGAAGATACAGAGGTTTCCTCTGCTCATATTGCTTCTGGTAAACTTCAAG GTGCTCATCCTATGGTTCATGGAGGGATGGGGGTTGCCACTAGTGCATACCCAATGACTGAATCAGTTCTCTCGAGTTCAATGCGGCATGGTGGGATGCTTGGGCATTATAGTGGAAGTTCTACTACTTCAGCTGATGAACCTAAAATAGGCCTG ACTGACAGGCATAGTAGTAACTCAGAAATGTCTATGCTTAGACAAGGAGTTCCTCCCAGAGATATGGCAAGATCCACGATTAGTGGATCATCTGGTGTGCCTTTCAAAGAACAACAGTTGAAACAGCTCCGAGCTCAGTGCCTTGTTTTTCTAGCATTTAG AAATGGTTTAGCACCAAAGCAACTACATCTTGAAATTGCTCTTGGAACCGCATTTTCTAGAGAAG GAAAGGATCATACTGACCACAAAGGAAAGTCACAATCTTCTGTTGAATTGGGTACCTCGTCAGGGGTCATGATGCCTTTTGGAGGTCTGAACAATATGAGACAACCTGATAATAATAACTCTTCAGGGTCCCCTTCTGCTGGAAAATCTCTGGAAGCTACGTCATTCTCCAAGGGAACTGAGAGTGCAATAATGACTGGGGACAAAGGTATTCTTTCTGAAGAAAGGAAACATCTCCTAGCTGTAAAAAAAGTAGAGCTTGAAAAGCAAATTCAAGAAAGAGCTGGTGCACAAGCTTCGTCAGCTACTTCTTTTCAGCAGCAAGATTCCTCTAGTACAAAGGGTGATGTTGACAGTGGTAATCTTCAGGTTGGACTGTCCAACCGACCTTCCTCTGTCATTGGGCTGAATAAGCAGATGAATCCTGAGATAAATGGCTTTACCGGATTTGCTAGTTCTGATGAGGCTTCAGAAGGACCCTCGCAAGTCTCTTCTCTTCAGCATGAGTTGCCAATAGAAAGAAGAGACAATGTTGTTAATCAGTTTCAAAATATGGTTAACAGTGGTGGTTCTCGAAACCATCATTCTATTAACCACTTGACATATGCTTTGAAAGAGCACTGGAAACCTGTTCCAGGGACTGGCATTGATCCCCAGGGAGCAAGCTTGATGAAGGATGCAGATTTATTAGCGAAAAATGTTTCTTCAG ATGGGTTCAAAACAGTTCCTGTTAATGATGCATCAAGACATGATGCCACCTTTTCTACAGACATAGAAGGGAATGGGAGGTTACCTCCTCCAAAATATACAATGTCAGGAAGGTGGATTATGGATCAGCAGAAAAAGAGGCTTCTAGTTCAGCAAAACTGGGTACAAAAACAGCAAAAAACAAAGCAAATAATGACCACATGTTTCCTCAAGCTAAAG GAAAATGTGAGCTCATCTGAGGATATATCTGCTAAAACAAAAAGCGTCATAGAGTTGAAGAAACTTCAATTATTAGACCTCCAACGCCGTCTCCGCAG TGATTTTCTGAATGATTTTTTCAAACCAATTACAACTGAGATGGAACAGTTGAAATCGGTTAAGAAGCATAGGCATGGTAGAAGGGTCAAACAACTAGAAAAGTATGAGCATAAAATGAGGGAAGAGCGTCAAAAAAGAATCCGTGAAAGACAGAAGGAGTTTTTCAGTGAGATAGAAGTCCACAA GGAAAAGCTTGATGAGGTGTTCAAAATCAAGAGGGAACGCTGGAAGGGTGTCAATAGATATGTGAAAGAGTACCATAAAAGAAAAGAGCGCATTCATCGTGAGAAGATTGATAGGATCCAGcgggagaagattaatttgtTGAAAATAAACGATGTGGAAGGTTATCTACGGATGGTTCAG GATGCGAAATCTGATCGTGTGAAGCAACTTCTTAAAGAGACTGAGAAGTATCTCCAAAAGCTTGGTTCCAAGCTACAAGAAGCAAAGACTGCAGCAGGTCGCTTTGAACATGATATTGATGAGGCACAATGTGGCAGTTTTCTTGATAAGAGTGAATCTACTCTTGAAAATGAGGATGAAGGTGATCAGGCCAAG CATTATCTGGAAAGCAATGAGAAATATTATATGATGGCACACAG TGTAAAGGAGAGCATTGCAGAGCAGCCATCTTGTTTGAAGGGCGGAAAATTGAGGGA GTATCAAATGAATGGCCTGAGGTGGCTTGTTTCCTTATATAACAACCACTTGAATGGCATCCTTGCTGATGAAATGGGACTGGGTAAAACTGTTCag GTTATTTCTCTAATTTGCTACCTGATGGAAAGTAAAAATGATAGGGGGCCATTTCTTGTGGTTGTGCCCTCTTCTGTTCTACCTGGTTGGGATTCAGAAATCAACTTTTGGGCTCCTGATGTACATAAAATTGTCTATGCTGGACCACCTGAGGAGCGACGTCGGTTATTCAA GGACAGGATTGTTCACCAGAAATTCAATGTCCTCCTGACAACATATGAATATCTAATGAACAAGCATGACAGACCAAAGCTTAGCAAAATACACTGGCATTATATAATAATTGATGAGGGCCACCGCATAAAAAATGCTTCTTGCAAGTTGAATGCTGACTTGAAACACTATCAGAGCTCTCATAGATTGTTGTTAACTGGAACTCCATTGCAG AACAATCTTGAGGAACTATGGGCGCTACTTAACTTCTTGTTACCTAACATATTTAATTCATCTGAGGATTTTTCTCAGTGGTTTAATAAGCCATTTGAGAGTGCTGGAGATAACTCGCCAGATGAA GCCTTACTATCCGAGGAGGAGAACCTCTTGATCATCAATCGTCTGCACCAAGTTCTGAGACCATTCGTACTTCGGAGGCTTAAACACAAG GTTGAAAATGAACTTCCTGAAAAGATTGAAAGACTCGTAAGATGTGAGGCATCTGCATATCAAAAACTTTTGATGAAGAGAGTGGAAGAAAATCTTGGCTCTATTGGCACAACAAAG GGACGGTCGGTACACAACTCTGTCATGGAGCTTCGTAATATCTGCAATCATCCATATCTCAGCCAGCTTCATGCAGAGGAG GTGGATAACTTTATACCTAGGCATTATCTGCCCCCAATTATTAGACTTTGTGGGAAGCTTGAGATGTTGGACCGTATTTTACCTAAATTGAAGGCAGCAGATCATCGG GTTCTTTTCTTCTCAACAATGACTAGGCTTCTTGATGTTATGGAGGAATACTTAACTCTTAAACAGCATCGGTACCTTCGGTTGGATGGACATACCTCAGGAGGTGATCGTGGGGCCCTAATAGACATGTTTAACCAACCTGGTTctccatattttatatttttgctcag CATTCGAGCTGGTGGCGTTGGAGTGAATCTTCAAGCTGCTGACACAGTGATTATATTTGACACCGACTGGAATCCACAG GTTGACCTGCAAGCACAAGCAAGGGCTCATAGAATTGGTCAGAAGAAGGATGTTTTAGTTCTTCGATTTGAAACA GTTCAAACTGTTGAAGAACAAGTCAGAGCTTCTGCTGAGCACAAACTGGGAGTTGCTAATCAGAGCATTACTGCTGGGTTTTTTGACAATAATACAAG TGCTGAGGACCGAAGAGAATACTTGGAATCCCTCCTGCGTGAGTGTAAGAAAGAGGAAGCGTCACCTGTATTGGATGATGATGCTTTAAATGATCTCTTAGCACGCAG TGAAGCAGAGATAGATGTATTTGAGGCTGTTGACCAAAAAAGGCGCGAAGATGAGATG GCTACATGGAAGAAGTTGGTATCTGGGCCAGCAACTGATGGTTCTGAGCCTATTCCTTCACTTCCTTCGCGTCTAGTTACAGATGAAGACTTGAAACAATTATATGAAGCGATGAAGATATCCGATGTGCCCAAGGATGAAATAGCATCTAACGGAGTCAAGAGGAAGAGCGGAACTCTTGGGGGCCTTGATTCTCAACATTATGGAAGGGGAAAACGTGCAAGAGAG GTCCGTTCCTATGAAGAACAATGGACAGAGGAGGAGTTTGATAAGATGTGTCAAGCTGAATCTCCTGGATCACCGAAAGTAATGGAAGAAGTGACAGAGTCAAATTGCAAACCAAATGCTTCTAGCTCCGCTGCAACCGCTTCTGTTACGGAGACTGCAGTGGTGCCTCCGGTGGCCCCTGCAACATCATCTCTTGGGAGTTTACCTGTGCATAAAGTCAAAGATATAACACCACCTGCTAAACGTGGACGTGGCAGGCCAAGAAGGAAAACCTCAGATAAGTCACCTGTTACTGAAGTCCCTCTGGTTACTTCTGGAACTGTTGAAGTGGACATGCAGGTAAAGAAAGGAACTTTGCTTGGTCAAGTAGTATCGTCAGCTCCCGAATCTATTGCTCATTCTTCTGAAGTTAGTGGTGTGAGTGGACCTGCACATCAGTCTGATACTGGTGTTTCTCCTAATCTGACTACTCCACCCAACTCTCAAGCAGAGGGTACTACTGTTTCTGTGCCAATACAAACAAGAGGACAAGGCCGGAAATCTCAAGGTGGAGGGGAAGCAACTAGACGTAGAGGGAAGAAGCAGGTTCTGGTGTCGCCTCCTGTACCTGGGGTTTCTATTGGTCCTGATTTAAAGATGAATGAGCAGTTGGAACACAAACCCCTGAATCCATCTGCTGGTGAAGCTATGTCCCAAGGTGATACTGTTTCCTCCAGTGCTACGGTACAACATTCATGTACAGAACCGGGTTCTGTGACTTTAAGCAGCGGAGGTAATAATAAATCTGGTGTTGGGATTGCTCTGAGTTCTCAGCAGCCCCTTCCTTTGTCCTCTGTTACCCCTGTGCCGCAAACTGTTCCTACTTATCCTTCTGTACCTATACAAAATAATGGGCAACATCAGAAGCCTCAAAATGGATCAGGAGCTCCCCGAAGTAGGGGAAAGAAAAAAGCAATGTTATTGCCTAATCCAAACGTTTCAGGTAGTCAGAATTTGCACCTTACTTCCAATCAACAAAGCTCATCTGGCAATGTATTACATGATAAAGCCACTGAGTTGAAAACCTTGCAAGATAGCCTTGTTCAGGAATCACACAGTGTTGTCCAAGATCATGCATTACATAGCATTGGTGATAAGGATTTAAAATCAACTGAAGTATCTGGTGATATAGCCAATAAGGCATTGGTTGAATCAACAACTGAAGATAATACCAAAAGATCTCCTG GGTTGGAAATAGAGAAGGTTCTGAATTCTGATATGCATGATTCTGCTTCCAACAATTTATCCAAGACTGCTGTTCTGGAGAACTCAAGGAACAAAAGTTTCTGTGGCTCAACACAGCCTGTTACAGAGGTTACAAGGGACCAACAATTGGAGGCCAAAACTCATCATTCTGATGAAGCTTCAAAAGCTGATACTTCTCCAGTTCATTCTACAAAAGAATCAAAAGAATGTTCTAATCAGGCTATAGAACCTATGGCTGCACAAGCAGTTCCCAATGCATCAGACAATGTTTATCCTTCCATATCAGCCTCTGAATCCATTCAGCCTTGCCCACCTGAATCCATGTCAGTTAAAAGGCAAGGCCGTAAAACTCAAAATAGAGTGGAGCCACCCCGGCGTAGGGGGAGAAAATCATCTTCGGCATCTCCTGTTGTTTCTGATTCCCTTGCTAACCAGGATCCTAATTTAAATAATGATTTTCAGAAGTCATCAGTAGGTAAAGTCGCTACAGATGTTGCTCAAGCTCAAGCATTTCAGATCCTTTTGCCCACTGGAGGTGCTGCTCATGATTTAAACACAAAAGAGGGAGCTGCCAATTCTTCTCTAAACAAGCAGCACAAAGTTGCGCCAGCAAGGGTTGATAGTGCACCAGTATCCTCAGATAAGATTTCTAATTTTGGCCGAATGCAAAATGTCAATGATGTTGCTAGGGTTATGAAAGAAGTTTTCTCTGGAACTTGCTTACCAAAGCTTAAAGCAGCAGATTCTGCTGCTGGCGAACTCGCAAAAACTAATACTACAGTTGATTCCATGAATACCCAGTTGAATGCTGATAAAGCAGGTTATGATATAACAAATACGGAAGCAGCATGTCTAACTCCAGGCATTGCTGTGAACATACAGGAAAAACAATCAGAGGGggaattcaataataaaaaattggagGACAAAGCAAGTTCAGATATACCAACTACTGTAGCAGTGGATGTCTCCAATAACATGTGTTTGCAGGATAAAGCAGGTTCTAATATATCAACTACTGGAGCAGGGGATGTGTCAAATATACAGTGTAAGGAGGATAAAGCAGATTTGGAGCATGACAAGCAATCTGAAGAGACATCTAATATGCAGAGTGAAGTGAAGGCTCATATTCAACATTGTACTGAAACTTATTCTAATCAGAGTGAAGTGAAGGCTCATGATGCAACTCCGCTTAGTTCTGCTGTAAGGACCGAGAGTCTGTCTGAATCATGTACAAAATCTTCACCTCTTGCTTCTTCTGGTGAAAATATGTCTGATCAACCACAAGTGATCCCATCCTGTCCTGTGGTAAATGATTCTCAAAATGCATTAGAACTTGTTATAGAACAAAATGCTTTATCACCTTTGGAAACGGAGGCCCCCAATGTTGCATTAAGTGGGAAGTATTCAGATGCTTTAAAACATGCTGAGTTGCATGAGAATCCATTAGTTAAGAGCTGTTCACAATCCCTCTCTGAGGGGGAAATGAACATGGGGGATTCCATATGTGAACAACCTGTCTCTGCTGTTGATAAATCTTCTAATATTGACCCAGTTCCCGAGGAAAATGTGATATCCCCAGCAGCTATTGGCGATACCAATGTTGGTTCTTCTGAGGTTTGCCCAATGGACATTGACACATCTGTGAGTAACCAAGTTACAATTGTGCAGGACAATGAGGTTGTGGCAAAGAGTTCCCCACAGAACGTAGATACGTTCTCAGCAGATGAGGTGGCAAAAATCATAGATCAATCTCCTGATGAACCTGTTGATAGGTCAGTCTTACAACAAACATCAGGGTCAAAAGCTGTGGCCAATTCTTCAGTGGATGCTTCTCAGTCTGTCCTTGTGGAAGAGGGAACCATATCTGAAACTGCAATTTTACCCTCGTCATCTTTTAGCATAGAGGATAATAAGTTCTCATCCAAAACCTGTGCAATTAGTAACTCTGAAACTCTGGAAGAGTCAATGGAGGAGGGCGCGACTGACCACTCTGAATTCCTGCCCCCGGAGAAATGTGCAGAGGAGAGCTGTAGGAATGCCACTGAG gTTCCCTGTACAGTTCCATTGCTGCTTCAGGAATCAATTGATTCTGAAGGTTACCACGGTGATCATTGCAAGTCACAG GATGGCGGGATACCTGAAAATCACAAAACTGGAATCCTTGCTGCTCCTAAAACATTTGAAGGGGGAAATGAGGTTGAGACCTTTTCTGATAAAGGTCCACAAGGATCCTCTGAAGCACAAGTTGAATCAAAAGGATTAGTTGATATGGAGAATCAGGCAGAAGCCATTCAGAACCGTGCTGCTGAGATGGATGTCCCATGTACATCCGTATCAGGGGACAAGGCCGAGGGTGAATCTAAAGAATTAGCTGATATGGAGAATCAGGCAAATGCCATTCGAAACCGTGCTGCTGAGATGGATGTCCCGTGTACGTCTACATTAGGGGACAAGGCCGAGGGTGAATCTAAAGAATTAGCTGATATGGAGAATCAGGCAGAAGCCATTCAAAACTGTGCTGCTGAGATGGATGTCCCGTGTGTGTCTGCACCAGGGGACAAGGCCGAGGGTGAATCTAAAGGATTAGCTGATATGGAGAATCAGGCAGAAACCATTGAGAGCTGTGCTGCTGAGATGGAAGTGTCATGTTCCTGTGCATCAGGGGACAAGGCAGAGGGGGAGAATGTTTTAGTTGGCACCAAGCAACAAATTCAGGTGTCAGAAGACACTGAAGCTGTTGCAGCTGATGAAACAGATGTTTCTAATGGCGTTCCAGCTGTGCCCAAAACAGCATCGGCCAATGGGGCTCCACTTCCATGTTCTTCACTGACAGTGGGTGAACCTATGGTGGAGCATGATACTAAAGGAGCTGAAACCGGTGTCGCCAACCAGGATAATCAAGCCATTAGGCAAAATGCTCTGAAAGATGCAGAAGAGTGCTCTTCTTCTGCGGCCGCTGACATAATTGAAGAGAGCTTACCTCAGAAGGATGTCATTGAATCTGAAGGGGTTCCACCTCCATGCAAGTCAGTTGCTGAGGGCGAACATGTAGAGAGTTTGTCAGTTGAGGCTT